CGTGAGCCGCATCGTCGCCCTCAAGGGCCGTCCAGAGGACAAGGCCCTTCCCCTCCAGATGGCGTCCGCCGAAGCGGCCCGGGGGTTCGGCTTCGAATTCTCCCCTCCGGCGAGGAAGCTCGCGGACCGATTCTGGCCCGGCCCCCTTACGCTGGTCCTGCCTCGTCCGGTCGGCCTTCCGGAATGGTACGCTCCCGGTGTTCCCACGGCGGCCTTGAGGGTTCCGGGTCATGGAGCCGCCCGAACCCTTTTGGAGAAATGGGGCTTCCCCTTGGCCGTCACGAGCGCCAACCGGAGCGGGTGCCGCGAGGCCGTCTCGGCCCGCGAGGTGGAGGAGATCTTTGCCGGAACCCCCGATCTTCTGGTCGTCGACGGCGGCGACGCGCCGGGGGGAAGCGCCTCCACCGTAGTGGACGCCACGGGCCCTTCGCCGGTGGTTCTCCGGACGGGTCCCGTTTCGCGGCAAAGGATCGAGGAGGTGTGGCATGGGCGCGGGTGAGCGGTCGTCTCTGGCCGTGCTGACGGGGGCCGGAATCTCCGCTGAAAGCGGGATCGCCACCTTTCGCGGCTCGGGGGGCCTGTGGAACCATGCCCCCATCGAGGAAGTGGCCACGCCCCAGGGGTTTGCGAGGGACCCCCGGCGCGTGTGGGAGTTCTACGAAGCCCGCCGCCGGCAGGCCTCCTCGTGCCGACCCAATCCCGGCCACCTTGGACTCGCCAGGCTTGAAGCCGCCCTCGGACCGGATCGCTTCACCCTGATCACCCAGAACGTGGACGGACTTCACCGCGCGGCCGGGTCCCGGAACGTGCTCGAAATCCACGGAAGCCTGTGGCGCATTCGGTGCGTGGGCTGCGGCAAAGAGCGGGAGGACCGCACCGTTCCCTTCGCCTTCCTTCCGCCCCGTTGCGCCTGCGGCTCCCTCCTGAGGCCGGCCGTGGTCTGGTTCGGGGAGTACCTTCCGGAGGATGTCTTCGGAAAGGCCGTGGCGGCCGCCGAAGCCTCCGCCCTCTTCCTCGTGGTGGGCACCTCCGCCCAGGTCGAGCCCGCGGCCAGCCTCGCCCGCATCGCGTCCCGCTCTGGAGCCGCCGTGTGGGAAGTGAACCCCGAGGAAACCCCTCTCACGGCCCTCAGCGACCGATCCTGGCGTTCAGGTGCCGGCGCCGTCATGGACGAGGTGGCGGAGGCCGCCCTCCGGTTCCTGGCCCACTGATCCGCCGTCCGGTCCCCGGTGGAAGGGCACCGCCCGCCGGGGCGTCTTTGGGCCGGTTTTGACACAAGCCCTTTCCCTTGCTAGACTTGCCTCTTGACGTTTCGGGCATCCCCCCGACGAGACCGGAGGAATCCATGGCCAAGAAGCCCCCCGTTTACAAGAACTACATCAACGGCGAGTGGGTCGCCAGCCGCACCGGCAAGACCTTCGCCAACGTGAATCCCGCGAACACCGACGACGTGATCGGGCTCTTTCAGGACAGCGACGAGCGCGACGTGAACGCCGCCGTGGCGGCGGCCAAGGCGGCCTTTCTCAAGTGGCGCCTGGTCCCCGCCCCGAAGCGCGCCGAACTCGTCATGAAGCTCGGCCTCTGGCTGAAGGAGAACAAGGAGCGCCTGGCCCGCGACGCCACCCGCGAGATGGGCAAGATCCTCGCCGAGACGCGCGGAGACGTGCAGGAGGGCATCGACTGCTCGCTCTTCTGGTCCGGTGAAGGCCGCCGCATGTACGGCGAGACGACGCCCTCCGAACTCCCCAACAAGTTCGCCATGAGCGTCCGCCAGCCCATCGGCGTTTGCGCCCTCATCACGCCCTGGAACTTTCCCATGGCCATCCCCACGTGGAAGATGATGCCCGCGCTCGTGTGCGGAAACACCGTGGTCATCAAGCCCGCCACCCTCACTCCCCTCACCGTCTGGAACCTGGTCCAGGGCGCCGAGGAGGTGGGCTTCCCCAAGGGCGTCATCAATTACGTCACGGGTTCGGGCCGCAGGGTGGGCAACCCCCTCTGCGAACACCCCGACGTGTCTCTCGTGTCCTTCACGGGCTCCACCGAGGTGGGGCGCCAGATCAACCTCTCCTGCGCCAAGGACTTCAAGCGTGTGGGGCTGGAGATGGGCGGCAAGAACGCCGTCATCGTCATGGACGACGCGAACCTCGAACTCGCCGTGGACGGCGTCCTGTGGGGCGCCTTCGGCACGACCGGACAGAGGTGCACAGCCACCAGCCGGTGCCTGGTTCAGCGCGGGGTCTACAAGAAGTTTCTCGACGCCCTCGTAAAGCGGGCCAAGGCCCTCAGGGTGGGCGACGGGCTCGACGAGACCACCCAGATGGGCCCCGCGGTGGACGAGGGCCAGCTCAAGACGGACCTCGCCTACGTGGCCATCGGGAAGAAGGAGGGCGCCAAGCTTCTCTGCGGCGGCAACCGACTGACCGGAAAGAAGTACGAAAAGGGCTTCTTCCTGGAGCCCACGATCTTCGCCGACGTGAAACCCACCATGCGCCTCTTCCGCGAGGAAATTTTCGGGCCCGTTCTTTCGGTGGTCCCGTTCAAGACCTTCGAGGAGGCCGTCGCGCTTCAGAACGACTGCCTGTACGGCCTCTCGGGTTCCATTTACACCCAGGACGTGAACCGGGCCTTCGCCGCCATGCGGGACGTGCACACGGGCCTCTTCTACGTGAATGCCCCCACGATCGGCGCCGAGAACCACCTGCCCTTCGGCGGCGTCAAGCAGACCGGAAACGGCCACCGCGAGGGAGGGAAGGAAGCCCTGGACCTGTTCTCCGAGTGGAAGGCGATCTACGTGGATTTCTCCGGAACCCTCCAGCGGGCCCAGATCGACACCGACGAGATCGTCAAGGTCCAGTAGGGGCGATCTCCAGGACCCGGTCCACCCAGCACGAGGCTCTCCTTTTTCGTGTCCGAAGAGGTCCGGCGGAGGCCGGACCTCTTTTCTCGTTCGGCGGAATCGGCGCGGGTTGTGCAGTACAATCGCGGCAGGATATCCAACGAACGGAGGCGGCCATGAGCGAGTCTCGTCCCATGACGGAGCGCGAGCGGAAGCTTTTCTCGATTCTCAGAACGGCGATGGAGCGGGAGCGGGAGGCGCAGGCCATGTACACCGAGGCCGCTCAGCTCTGCGACGACCCGGTGATGAGGGCCGTTCTGGAGGAGTTCCACGCCGATGAAAGGCGGCACGAGCAGGAGGTGACGGCCCGTTACCACCAGTTCCGAAACGCCTTTCCCTCCGAGATCTGACTCCCGCCCGGCGTTTTCAGTCCCCCGTGCCCGGTTCGCAACTGAGGCCGCCGGGCGTTCCCACGGGCCGGGGTTCGCTCTTCTTTCCCGAGGGGCTCCACAGGCCGTCCTTCCATTGCTGGACCTTGACCCGTCCCATAGCCGTCCAGGCGGCGTTGCTGTTGTAGTCCCAGCCCAGGGTCTCGCTGTCGCCCGCCCCCAGGGTGGTGATGAGGAAACGGTTGTCGAGGCCGCCGAAAAAGGCGGCGGACTCGGCCGGAACGGGGCTGTCGCCCCCCGAAGGATCTACGGGAAACCACCCGTAGTTCGGCAGGTACACCTCGACCCAACGGTGGAAGACGTCGTCCCGGCTCGCATCGTCCCCCCGGATCACGACGGACCCCGCGTACCGGGCGGGGAGCCCCGCGGCGTGGCACATGGCGAGCATGACGAAGGTGTACTCCGAGCACGATCCGGACCCGCGGGAAAGAACCGTGGGCGCCACGTTCCACCCCCCCACGAGCTCGTAGTGCATCTTCTCCTGAATGTGCCGGTTGATCTTCCAGGCCATCCAAAAGGGGTTCTTCTCGCCTCCGAGGGCCTCCTCGACGGCCCGCCGGATGACGGGATCGTCCAGGACGAGCTTGCTGTTGTTCTGGGTGTAGGTCCGGCGGATCTCCTCGGGAATCTCGGAGAGGGAGCCGACCCTTTCCGGGTCCACGAACCACCGGACCTGATAGAGTTCGGCCAGCACCTCCATGGAGGCCCTCACCTCCTGGCCCGGCCCCACGTCCCGAAAGCGCCAGTGGGCGCACCGCTGCCCCCACCGGTCCGTGACGAACCCGTGGGGCTCCGGGGTGAAGCGGGGGGGGGCGAGGAGCGTCTGATTGGGAAGGTCCTGCGGCACGGCGATGTACACGTCGAGGGTCTTCACGGTGCCGGGGCCGAAATTGCGCCAGGCCTCGCGGTACACCACCGATTCCTTCTTGGGCGAGCGCCGCACGTAGGGGGCCCGGCGGTCCACCGAAAGACGGTACAGTTTGCGGGTTTCAAAATCGGCGCACCAAAGGTGGGCGCCGTCCCAGGCCAACCCCGTCGGGTACGGACCGGGCGACGGGAACTGATCCAGGACGGCTCCGGTCCCGGGATCCACGCGATAGATCGCGTCGGTCGTCCGATCGCTCACGAAGAGGCACCGGCCGTCGAAGGCCAGGCCGATCCCCTGGCCCCGTCGCCCGGGACCGCAGGTCGGGCAGGGAAAGGAGCGGAAGGTGGTTCCGTCGTTCCGATCGACTCGAACGAGCCCGCTTCCCCGGGCATCGAGCGTCCACAGGGCGGCCCCGTCCCAGCCGATTCCCTCGGGGGCGTCCGTGTCCAGCGGGAGGGAGCGGACCGTCAGGCCCGAGGCCGGGTCGACCGCGTAGGCCGTCTTTTCGGCTCCGTCCACGACCCACAGGACCTTTCCGTCCCACGCGAGCCCCATCGGTTGGTATCCGGGGGCTTCGAGCGTCCGTTCGATGCGGCCCGTCGATGGATTCACGGCGCTCAAGGTGGCCGACTCGAGGTCCGCCAGCCAGAGGCGGTCGCCGTCCCAGGTCAAACCCATGGGGGTCTTGAGATCCGTGGAGAATTCCGCGACCACCGTCCCGGGGACCTTTTCCGCCGCCGCCGTCGCCAGGGTCATGAATACCAGAACCGCGATCCACGCCGCTCGAGCTCTTCTGCATCCGCTCATGGCTCCCTCCCCGTATTCCCATTGCCGCCGGAGTTCATTGTATAGGATGAAGCCCCCCCTTCCGAGAGGGACTTGCTTTCGCCCGAGGCATGGCGTCTCATGGGAGGCGCATGCTCGGAATGGCGAATTGTCTTCTCCCACGGCCCTGGACCGCCGCCGCCCTTCTCGCGGCCTTTCATCTCCTTCTCCCCCCGGTGCAAGCCCAGGCCCCGCCAGGGTCCTGGGAGGAGTGGGAAGCGCGGGGGGCCCGGATCGCTGGCTTGACCGTGAGAATCGGGGACGTCTTCGACCCTTCCCTTCCCGACGAGTCCCACTGGCTGGCCCGGGCCGCGAACTTCGTCCACATCGAAACCCGGCGCTCCGTGGTGGAGAGAGAGCTCCTCTTCTCCCCGGGAAATCCTGTAAACGCCCGGGCGATACGCGAGACGGAGAGGAACCTGCGCGCGTTGTCGTTCGTGCGGCACGCCTGGGTGCAGCCCCAGCCCATGGATGACGGGTCCGTCTGGGCCGTAGTGGAGGTGCGGGACTCCTGGAGCCTCCAGGGAAGCCTCAAGTTCAGCCGCGTGGGGGGCCAGACGAGCTGGCGCGCGCGGGTCCACGAAGTGAATTTCCTGGGTCGCGGACAGAGG
This portion of the Acidobacteriota bacterium genome encodes:
- a CDS encoding aldehyde dehydrogenase family protein — encoded protein: MAKKPPVYKNYINGEWVASRTGKTFANVNPANTDDVIGLFQDSDERDVNAAVAAAKAAFLKWRLVPAPKRAELVMKLGLWLKENKERLARDATREMGKILAETRGDVQEGIDCSLFWSGEGRRMYGETTPSELPNKFAMSVRQPIGVCALITPWNFPMAIPTWKMMPALVCGNTVVIKPATLTPLTVWNLVQGAEEVGFPKGVINYVTGSGRRVGNPLCEHPDVSLVSFTGSTEVGRQINLSCAKDFKRVGLEMGGKNAVIVMDDANLELAVDGVLWGAFGTTGQRCTATSRCLVQRGVYKKFLDALVKRAKALRVGDGLDETTQMGPAVDEGQLKTDLAYVAIGKKEGAKLLCGGNRLTGKKYEKGFFLEPTIFADVKPTMRLFREEIFGPVLSVVPFKTFEEAVALQNDCLYGLSGSIYTQDVNRAFAAMRDVHTGLFYVNAPTIGAENHLPFGGVKQTGNGHREGGKEALDLFSEWKAIYVDFSGTLQRAQIDTDEIVKVQ
- a CDS encoding NAD-dependent deacylase: MGAGERSSLAVLTGAGISAESGIATFRGSGGLWNHAPIEEVATPQGFARDPRRVWEFYEARRRQASSCRPNPGHLGLARLEAALGPDRFTLITQNVDGLHRAAGSRNVLEIHGSLWRIRCVGCGKEREDRTVPFAFLPPRCACGSLLRPAVVWFGEYLPEDVFGKAVAAAEASALFLVVGTSAQVEPAASLARIASRSGAAVWEVNPEETPLTALSDRSWRSGAGAVMDEVAEAALRFLAH
- a CDS encoding transglutaminase domain-containing protein; amino-acid sequence: MSGCRRARAAWIAVLVFMTLATAAAEKVPGTVVAEFSTDLKTPMGLTWDGDRLWLADLESATLSAVNPSTGRIERTLEAPGYQPMGLAWDGKVLWVVDGAEKTAYAVDPASGLTVRSLPLDTDAPEGIGWDGAALWTLDARGSGLVRVDRNDGTTFRSFPCPTCGPGRRGQGIGLAFDGRCLFVSDRTTDAIYRVDPGTGAVLDQFPSPGPYPTGLAWDGAHLWCADFETRKLYRLSVDRRAPYVRRSPKKESVVYREAWRNFGPGTVKTLDVYIAVPQDLPNQTLLAPPRFTPEPHGFVTDRWGQRCAHWRFRDVGPGQEVRASMEVLAELYQVRWFVDPERVGSLSEIPEEIRRTYTQNNSKLVLDDPVIRRAVEEALGGEKNPFWMAWKINRHIQEKMHYELVGGWNVAPTVLSRGSGSCSEYTFVMLAMCHAAGLPARYAGSVVIRGDDASRDDVFHRWVEVYLPNYGWFPVDPSGGDSPVPAESAAFFGGLDNRFLITTLGAGDSETLGWDYNSNAAWTAMGRVKVQQWKDGLWSPSGKKSEPRPVGTPGGLSCEPGTGD
- a CDS encoding L-threonylcarbamoyladenylate synthase — its product is MRRISLDDPSWVEEALLHLKSGRVLALPTETVYGLAGALDTPAAVSRIVALKGRPEDKALPLQMASAEAARGFGFEFSPPARKLADRFWPGPLTLVLPRPVGLPEWYAPGVPTAALRVPGHGAARTLLEKWGFPLAVTSANRSGCREAVSAREVEEIFAGTPDLLVVDGGDAPGGSASTVVDATGPSPVVLRTGPVSRQRIEEVWHGRG